CCGATCACCGACCAGAGGTAGTCGTCGCCGAACAGCCGGTCGGCCGTGCGTTTCATGTGCATGACGTCCTCGGGATGCGGGCCGATACCGCCGAGGATGCCGAACACGCTCTGGATGAAGAAGGGCGGCTTCACGAGGCCGCGGTCGACGAAATGCGCCAGCGTGTAGAGGTGGCCGATGTCGTAGCACTCGATCTCGTAGCGCGTGCCGTTCTCGGCGCAGATCGACAGGATGTTCTCGATGTCGGCGAAGGTGTTCTTGAAGACGCGGTCGCGCGAGCCTTCGAGATGGGGCCGCTCCCAGTCGTGCCGCAATTCGTTGAAGCGGCCGAGCATGGGGTGGAGGCCGAAATTCATCGAGCCCATGTTGAGCGAGGCGACCTCGGGGGCGAACTGCGTTACCGGCTGCAGCCGCTCCTCGACCGTCATGCTCGGGGCGCCGCCGGTGGTGATGTTGACCACGCAGTCGCTGCGCTGCTTGATGACCTGGAGGAAGGGCAGGAAATGCTCCGGAGCCTGGCTCGGACGGCCGTCGCGGGGATCGCGCGCATGGAGGTGGACGATGGCCGCGCCCGCCCCGGCCGCGCCGATCGCCGCGTCCGCGATCTCCTCCGGCTGCACGGGCAGGTAGGGGGACATGGAGGGCGTATGGATCGCACCCGTCACCGCGCAGGTGATGATGACCTTGCCGCGCTTCGCCACGGAAATTCCTTTCAAGAAGAGCGTTCGAAATCGGTCCTTCCGGTCGGGCAGATCAGGCGGACGGTATCGGGTATTCGTCGGCGTTCAGCACCCAGCCCGGCTTTTCCGAGAAGTCGAGGCGGGGCGGCGAGAAGATGTCGACCAACTGGTTGACGCCCTCTCCCATGCCGCGCGTGGTGTGGATGACCGGCGGCGGGATGATGGTGGCCGAGGGCGAGCCGACCGACAGGTGCAGATCGTCGTGCCACATACGCATGTCGACCGTCCACGGCCAGCGGAGATGGTGCATAGAGCCGCCCTCCAGCGCGAGCGAGCACTGCTCGAAATCGTCGTGGTGATGCGGCGAGAGCTTGCTGACGTCGCGCGGCCCGACCTGAGGCGCCAGAAAGTTCACCATCATGGTGGTGCAGCGCCAAATCCGCCCGAACCGGCCGGGCTCGTCGGGCACGTCCAGCGTGTAGATGCGGATCCTGAAGCCGTCCTTCGGCTCCGGCCAAGACTTGAACGGCGGAATGTTGAGGTGCGCCGACAGGAACGAGGCGCGGTTGGCGCATTTCACGGCGCGGTCGTCGGCCAAGGGCGAGAAAAGCCGCACGAACCGGCCGCCCTTCGGCAGGCTCAGCGAGCCCTCACCCGGCGGCATGATGATCAGCGCATGGCCGTCCGTGTGGCCCTTGCCGCCCGCCG
This is a stretch of genomic DNA from Rhizobiaceae bacterium. It encodes these proteins:
- a CDS encoding 3-keto-5-aminohexanoate cleavage protein, which produces MAKRGKVIITCAVTGAIHTPSMSPYLPVQPEEIADAAIGAAGAGAAIVHLHARDPRDGRPSQAPEHFLPFLQVIKQRSDCVVNITTGGAPSMTVEERLQPVTQFAPEVASLNMGSMNFGLHPMLGRFNELRHDWERPHLEGSRDRVFKNTFADIENILSICAENGTRYEIECYDIGHLYTLAHFVDRGLVKPPFFIQSVFGILGGIGPHPEDVMHMKRTADRLFGDDYLWSVIGAGRHQIPIVTMSVALGGNVRVGLEDSLWAGPSRLAESNAQQVSTVRSIIEGMGLEVATPQDARDMLGLKGADKVGF